Within Anguilla anguilla isolate fAngAng1 chromosome 11, fAngAng1.pri, whole genome shotgun sequence, the genomic segment GCAGGggagaacagaaaataataattttttatatgaaGTAAAGACAATAATTGTCTTAATTGTAAGACAATAATTGTCTTTACTTCATATAATCCGACACACTGCGAACTTAATTCAATTGACGATATAAATAGTGGGAGGATATAAAGAAGAATGTTGTATATTTTACATCGTACGAAATTAAATAGTGTTTTCAGTGCATTCATGTCCAAATAAGACAGCTGCATCTCCTTTGCTTCACATATGTTCGAGTCAGGATGTCTGGGTCAGATAACGAGCAACAGggtgttcagaaaaaaattacatattaaaaaagAGAACGTATAGAGAAACTTTTGCTTGTCGATTTGGCCTTGCAAAATGTCTGATTGCTCTCATTCTGCATTTTCGTTTTATTTAAAAGATTACCACACTCCATAGTGAAACTATTTGAATATTCCATAGTGAATATTCAAATCCTTTGAATTATACAGGGTTACTGGAATACTTTCTATCTTTATGagacaatgttttcaaaaacataacTCCAGGTCACTTTGCTCGTTGCTCTTATGATCCGTGAAAGATAAACTTGCTGTGGTCACAAAAACATGTTAATGTGGGCTTTACAGCTTTTCTTCCTGGACTGTATTTTGCTCTTGGGCTTTTaatttactttactttaatttgCTTTAATTTACTAGCAAAAGTAAACTATTAGAAAGAAGGCTTTACAACAGCATTCGTTTGGAGAGTaagaaccatttaaaaaaaacattcctcaaACATTTTGTTGTAAGAAAATGGATCTAGGAAACAATTTAACCCTTTTTGGAAGAAAGAGTTCTTCAGTGATTCTTTGgagtgtaaaataattttatgtaaGAGGCAAAAGGGTTCTACATAGAACCACCTTTCATTATAAAATCATATTCCTTTTAAAATTGTTTGTTGATGTTGAATAGGGCTTTGTTTAAAATTCTAAATCGGGCATTATTCAATAATCTGAGAACAATTTGAAAACATGGGTGTCATGAGATCCTTCCCCTCAAAGGCTTAAATGTTGGCCAACTTTCAAATCACATTTTGTGAATGTTCGTTCATGCATTCAGAATTCCTCAAATTCactttttctttgtatttttccatagtaTATTTGATGCTCTGCCCGGCCTGTTCTGCCTGATACGCAGCCTCATCGACCTCCTGGCCCTTTCCCGGCTTGCCCTCCTGTTTGCCGGACCTGTGCTCTGCCCTTCCAATGAACCTGCTGCTGGATCCtcccttattctctctctctctctctctctctctctctctctctctctctctctctctctctctctcctctctctctctctctctccctctctagctTGCTGGTCAATCCCCCGCATAGAAACTGCATTTGGGATGAGTAACACTTTCCCCCCTGCTAACACTGCTCTCATCTGCTGctagcaatgtttttttttaaagttaaggCATTATTCTAGCTAATGTCCGTAGTATTACATTCATTACGACCCATAGTTTAGCAAAGTTAGTTGTACATGTGTGGAGATTGTGATGGGTCGGATTTATGGAAGTCATTTAAAGGTTAAACATTGCATTACCCTGAGTGTATTAACTTCTCAGACAGATAACCTGTAAGCGTAATTTTTGTTATGACAGAGAACATGGCCAAAGCAGAGGAAAAGATAATGCTAGAGAAATTACACAAGCACTTTGGACATGCCTCAGAGGAAAGACTAGACACTGCTTTCTCACAAATGTTGGTAAAACCAGTGATAACACCTCTATGTTGTAAGACATTAAATATTGTGAAGCATGCCTGAGATACAGAAAACCCAGACCCAAGGGTTTCCCTTAACTTCAAGGTACAATGAGACAGTGGCAGTGGATCTTCATGAAGTACAACGTGGGCTGTGTTATCTTCACATTATCGACCAGTTCAGCCATTTCAGTGCTGGTAATATTTTGACTAGGAAGACAGCCTCTGAAATTGTGGAGGGCTTCATACATAGCTGGATATGAGTCCATGGGGCTCCACAGAAACCGTTTAGTGACAATGGGGGAGAATTCAACAATGTTGAAGTAAGGGATTTGGCTGAAACTTTCAACATTGAAATCAAAACCACTGCAACTTATAGCCCCTGGAGTAATGGTCTTTTACAGCGCCATAATCAAACACTGACTAAGATTCTGTTGAAACTGAAGCACAGCACTGGATGTGACTAGGACACAGCTCTTAATTGGTATAGTGGCAAAAAactcaatgtacaatgttcatgATTACAGTCCTTACCAACCTGTTTTTGGGCAGAATCCAAATCTCCTATCCGTCCTTTCAAATAATCCACCAGCATTGGAGAATATGGCAGTGAGTACATAGCTGAATTTATGGCATTCATGGAAGCAGAATGCTCAGAATGGATCCTATTTGTGGAGCCAGGGAGGTCAGACTTTgaagaatatgaaaaaatggAGAATGATTGAGGTGAGGGAAAGCCTCTGGAATGGATGCTGCATCGAGCTCAGAAGGTACAGAGGTCAATTCCATGGATGGAGAAGTAGTACAAAAAGGTTAGAGAGACCATTCTAAAAACTGGTGGCACTATATCACAAGTTAATCCTGCTGTGTTCTAATGGCTGGATAAAACCTGCTGTGTCATTTGTGCCTTAGGCAGTCAAGTTGATGATTTTATCTGAATTTGAGAACACTGTCATTCCAAACCTGAAAACCACTTTTAAATTCTACTTTTTGTGGGTATAGAGCTGGCCAATACTGATGCATTGAGATGCAACACCATGGCTACAGCAAGAATCTACACCCAATTTAGCTAGAGCCATCAATATTGAATGCAGCTGAATCTGATCAGCTTGGGTCAAAAATGAGTTAGATTCTATGGGTCGCATGTCACACAAGACCAGAtgtaatgtttaatgtgtgcaGTTTAGCCTCATCGGTGGAATGTGTAGCCGTGCAAAGTATAAATGTGGTTAATAACATTATTTGATATTGAAATCAGAGCATGTGGTGCTTAGGTTCCAGCATTTGGGCAAAGAGAACTCCTTGAAGCTGGTTGTGTTTAGTAATGCCTTCTTTGATAATTTAATGGATATAGGGACACAAGGCAGGTATCTTGATGTGCTAATGGGAAAAGAAGGAGAGTTCTCACCTCTTGGATGGCATTCCAACGAATTTTGAGTAATGTCAGAGGCACTCTATCTTTGCCACTCACCCGTGTAACTGATAATTACTCACTTGTTGATGCAATCATGTCCTCAAAATTTGTCACAGAGAAAGGCTGCATCCTGAGATTAGATGATTCAAAGAACTAATTCAAGACAAGAAAATCCAGACAGTTGTGCGGTCAGCATCAGATGACCAGCTGGCTGACAGTTTTACCAAGAAGGGGATCTCTTCAGTGCTGAGAACTGTGAGTCATGGATAATGATAATTGCTGGAGCTGTAGTAATGAACTTTGCACAATAAGCAATTCTATGTACATAAGAAACTCTCTCaagaagaaatgttttgtttttcatagaaagagaaggagaatgtTAAATTATGTTACATTAATTACAGCTCATAGTGCCATGTTATGTGAAGGAAGTAATTCAGCAAAGTTAGTTGTACATGTGTGgaaaatttcattaaaaggtTGAACTTTGCATTGAGTGAATGAACAGACTGTCCCTAAACCCATACTGCCATATTCTAGGCCTACTTGGTTTTTATTCGCCTGCATCTTGCgagcttattttaaaaaaacaagacagcGGAACTCTGACTTTTGACCGCGTACACCCACAGTCTAAGTGGCCAGCAGTGGGAGTGCTTCTGaagtcattttcatatttttatatgtacttCTGAAGACAtctaaatacatatttcattttgacattagGTTATACAGAGGTGCTTATATTGGAGTATAAATAAACTTTCTTTGAGTGAAAAATGCACTTTGTAGGACTTCTTTGATTTGGCACCACCTTCGGTCCTTttctcctttcccctccccaTGTGTGCCCGCTTCAGggttttgtatattttgtatatatttgcacCTGTACACCTTCACTACTGTAAATAAACTCCCTGCACTGAAAAGTCCGGTcagcttatttttctttcttcacttGGATAGTTATTGTCCCTCCTTACCTCTAGACCACCATCTGGGACGTAACACCAACGAAGATTCAACGCTTTTTATATAGTTCGTATTTCAGCAATAATCTGCGCGGGTCTTGAACTGCTGCGCTGCGGCTGAATGTATTCATTCTGGTAAGTGTATGTCGTTACCCTAGAAACCGAACACATGTGCTTGTACACGAAAGTAAAAAGGTCCGCCCCTTTCTTCTCCTGAAATGCGAAAAGTTCAAACAGTGAACACCTTTTTCTGTCTTCCTCGTgagattttcttctttttattctttgtaaTTGTGGACGTCATAAGATGTGATAAGAAAACGTTTAAATGTTGTAAAACTATGTGGTTAGCACTTAAGTCCAAACCTAACTCGACTGCATGTTAAGAAAACGTAGAAAGGTAAGTTAGCTAACCAACTAGCTCGCCTGCTAACATTGCTGTTGTCTTAAATTACAAAGTAGCAAGTATGGGATCTGCGTATTGTGtttccaaaaggaaaataatgacTTTTTCAGTCATATAAAAATGAAGACTGGCTGATAAGATATAATTTGCAGATTCACAGACGCGACGTTCAGGATTATGTTAAGGATTGTTAAATGCTTTAATGTATGTTGGTGTAAGGatgttaaactttttttcatcAAGTAGCCTAACGTTACCGTTGATTTCTTGGATGATTTCTGTTTGCAACTATCTGGTGAAGTACGCTTCAGCGATCTCTGGTAACTGGCGGAGCGTTATAGTGGGCAgcgggcagtgtgtgtgtcggaTAAATCATTCATTCAAGGTCACGCAGTTTTAGTTATACGTAGCCTATTTATAAGCATGGCCAGTTCTAAATTTCAAAGAAGTTGTTTCTGTGATTTGTATCACATAAAGTAGCAACTCAAATATGGGAGACAGCTGAAAAAGTCATGCGGGCTGTGGTTGAATTCACCTACCAAAAAACAACGCAATCCAACGTCTGCAGGTGGAAGTAGGTTAGAGAGGCATCCATTTGTATACACTGTGGCATGCGCCAGGCGAAGTGTGGTCTGATTTATAACCCTTATCTCCAGCAGGGCAGCCCTGCTCCGTGGTTTGTTCTGTTACTACCCACACTATATTCCAGGCATGGCTAATGAGTACTGAGTAATGAGTGTCTGTCCAGTGAGATTAGCTTGATCAGCTCTTATGTAGGATTGCTGTATTATACTCACTCAACATTAATAGGGCTGGTGGCAAGAATCTTCTTagtgtacatttacattatggTATTTTATTGTGCTCCTGATGTTATGTTACTGTTGGGAATACAATGCATCACACGTTGGCTTCCTTGCTCCTCTTTACCGAAATATGCAATTGAATCAATAATATGTACTGACGTAGCCCACTTGGCATCAGAGAAGCCATAAACTAATAAGCAGAGTTGTTTTTATGGTGCAATATTATATTCATTCAATGCTAATTGGATTCATTGAGAAAGAACAAGGGCGGTCATTCATAATTGACACGAGAAAGTCAGCAggcagaaaatgcagaaaaaaaccagCTGCCTCCAGTCAGTTAATTTCCTTGAATTGAAAAAGAAGAAACCTTGCACATCTTAAATCTTCAACGCTCTCGCTGAAATGCTTCCTGTTCACATTTAGTTTCTGTATCTGTTTATGAGATATTTCAAGAggacaccccaaccccccacccctgccctgtgTGCTATTCCTGTGCTTCCCACCCTGTCTTTGTGATGTGTACAGGATCTGGCTCCCTGGGGTGTAATGTGATGAGAACGAGGAGAAAAGAGTGGCCTGGTTGTGATGGCGCTGCGGAAGGGGGCTGGAGTTTCGGAGCTGTGCAGGGAAGGCGATGAGCTCCTGGGGGaaggagagccagagagagccaCCGCTCTCTACGTCGCTGCCTTCGGGAGGCACGCCGGCTCCACCCTGTCTCACGtgagggggctgggggcagcCAGGTTGGCGGGGGTGATTTCCACTCTGGAAGCCTGGCTGGATGGCCGGGGGGATGCCAGTGGCGCCGGGGAGGGCCTCAACAAAGGCCTGGCAGCTGTGTTCCTGTCAACGCTCAGCCCCAACAACCTCGCCGCTTCCCTGTACAAGATGGAGTCCGTCCTCCTGGGCGGCGGCCAGTGCTGCGAGGAGGTTGCTGTGCGCTGCTCCGCCCTGCTGGACGGAAACGGTGTTCCCCAGGTGGAAGGTTCCGCGCGCCTGACCCTGGAGCTCACCAGGGCCCTAGCCTGCTTGCTCtcccagccccacagccccacgGGCCCACTCCTCTACCTCAGGGCTTTCCGAGAGAACGAGGTGGAGACTGGGAGACTGCTGAAGAGCAGGCAGGCGCTGCACCTGCCCAGGATAGTGAAAGCCTTCCTGCAGTACCTGGTGCAGCTGACCCCTGCGTCCCAAGGCGAGAACGAGGCTCGGGAAGGGGCGCGGCCAAGCGGGCCGCCGGACCCGGCACCCTCCTCCGAATGCATGCGGTTCCTGGCGTCTGTGTGCCCAGAGGACACGCGTGTGCAGGAAGTGCGGGCGGCAATGTTGCTCCACAAGGGCAGGTTTGAGGAGAGCGCTGAGGCCTACTCCCGGGCcctgcaggggggcggggtgtggacAGAGACGCCCCCGGTAGCGGAAAAGACGGCTCCCGACTCGCTGCCGCCGGAGAGGAAAGCCTGTCTCCTTGTCGGCAGGGCTGCCGCCAGCTTCATGGCAGGCGGAAGGGCGACCGAGGCCTGCAGGGATCTGGGGCAGGCCTTTGAGATCCACCCTGCCGCCGCCAGGCTGCACTTCCAGAGGCTGTTCTCTGACAGCGGCACGGCGCAGGCGGCTCGGGCGCAGCTGCGGCAGCAGGCCGAGAGGGCCCTGTCGGAGCACAGGGAGGCCGTTTTGGCGCGCCCCGACCTGCGCTCCTCCGTGGGTGCGGAGCAGCTGGACCCCGTGATCGCGCAGCTGCGTGCGCTGTGCCACCTGGAGCcgggagggggcagcagagagctgAGGGTGCGCCTGGCTGACTGCCTGCTCCTCCGCGGGGAGTTCAAGGAGGCCCTGTCCATCTGCAGCCAGCTGGCTGCCGCGGCCTCCCCGGCCGGGCAGAGCTACCAGAACACCGTGCACGTGCTCCGGGGCTACGCGCGCCTCCTCTCCGACGACCACCAGGGGGCTGCGGAGGACTTTCAGGCGGTGATCGAGCACAGCGCCCCCCACCCGTCCAGCTGCGTGCGCGCGCTCTGCGGCCGGGGGCTCCTGCGCATGCTGGCGGGGTCGCCCTACCTGACGGCCCTGGACTACGTGACGGCCAGCCGGCTTCAGCCGCAGGACGCCGCGCTGACCGTGCGCTGTCTGGTGCCCTGGAACCGACGGGGGCTCCTCTGCACCGTGCTCCTGGAGCAAGGCCGGGTGATGCTGGAGGGGCCTCAGAACCAGGACCCCGCCCCAGGCTCCCCTCTGCAGCAGGGACAtcaacccccacccacacaggggagagagagctgctcCACCAACAAAGAAGAGTAACCGCTGTCTCTCCctatgcatatgcatttacaCAGATCTGTGGCTTACTTCAGGGGCCAAATGTGGCATCAGTTTTCTGCTAGTagtcatttcctctttttttgtaatgtatatGTTTACTGAAGGCAAATGTTGAGGTATATAAAAAGAGAAGTAGTGCACAGACATCTGCCCAAGTTCACAGGTTCCGAATAGGGTTGATGAGGAATAAAAAGGAACTTTCACATACTGTGAAATACTTCGAAAGAAAATTTAATGGTGCCAATCAATGTTTTCATTGACAACGACCTTCACCAGGTATATCTTGCAATGCTAGACTGTTGTGGATTTCAATGTTGTTTGGCAccattaaatttgttttagtAGCATGTCATGCACTGTGTGCGGATTGCGTGTATGATCACATATTGAATAAGAGCGGGCTTTGCACAAACATGTTACGTATGTACCCGTGTTACTGCGTTCACTTGTATGCATATCTTGGCTGTGATGTGCGCCTGACTTCGTTGTGTGTCGCAGGACGGCCGTTGGAGTGCACGCCCTGGCCGTTCTCCTCGCGGAGCTGGAGCCTGGCGCGGACGGGCCGCAGATCCTGGCGGCCGATTCGCTTTACTGCCTGGGCAGAGTGGAGGAGGCGCACCGCCTCCTGCTGTCCATCGGGAAGAGCTCCCCGCGCTCGCCCGTCCTCGCCCGCCTCGCCATGCTGCAGCTCCACCGCGGCTTCCTCTACGACGCCAACCAGGCAAGAAGATAAGATTTACTGTCCCTGAGGAAATTTGTCTCCGACAAACAATACGTGCTGTccaagacacagacacatttttcattaagaCATACAACATACACAAGATGGAAACAACATGAGCAAAATTACgcaatgtgaaaaacattgtAGAGTACATACAAGGGACACAAATGACAAAACTGCTAAAAACTGGTAAAATATCTTTTTGCGGATTTCACCTAGGTGTTTTTCAATCTTGAGCTATCTACCAGCAGAGAGCACTGTTTGCTAAttcttaaataattttaacagcCTTGCTTTAGTCCGGTGTCTGttatgcatgctgggattacagacatccaatatctcatctaaaattatgggcattcatATGGAGTTGGTTCACCCTTTGCTCTAACAATCTCCAACCAgtgaaggctttatactagatgttggagcattactGACTGGGGGTactgtcatactgaaacaggaaagggccttccccaaatggttggggaagcacaaaatcatctagaatgtgattgtatgctgtgaAGTTAAGATTCGTTTTCAATTGAACTAAGGGGCCTTGCTcaagccatgaaaaacagccccagaccaaacAGTGTCAAGATACTTtcggtcatatagtgtatataactagaattgcttcagtaaatatcctgccgcttaaatggattgtatgtaaaga encodes:
- the ttc34 gene encoding tetratricopeptide repeat protein 34 isoform X2, which codes for MALRKGAGVSELCREGDELLGEGEPERATALYVAAFGRHAGSTLSHVRGLGAARLAGVISTLEAWLDGRGDASGAGEGLNKGLAAVFLSTLSPNNLAASLYKMESVLLGGGQCCEEVAVRCSALLDGNGVPQVEGSARLTLELTRALACLLSQPHSPTGPLLYLRAFRENEVETGRLLKSRQALHLPRIVKAFLQYLVQLTPASQGENEAREGARPSGPPDPAPSSECMRFLASVCPEDTRVQEVRAAMLLHKGRFEESAEAYSRALQGGGVWTETPPVAEKTAPDSLPPERKACLLVGRAAASFMAGGRATEACRDLGQAFEIHPAAARLHFQRLFSDSGTAQAARAQLRQQAERALSEHREAVLARPDLRSSVGAEQLDPVIAQLRALCHLEPGGGSRELRVRLADCLLLRGEFKEALSICSQLAAAASPAGQSYQNTVHVLRGYARLLSDDHQGAAEDFQAVIEHSAPHPSSCVRALCGRGLLRMLAGSPYLTALDYVTASRLQPQDAALTVRCLVPWNRRGLLCTVLLEQGRVMLEGPQNQDPAPGSPLQQGHQPPPTQGRESCSTNKEETAVGVHALAVLLAELEPGADGPQILAADSLYCLGRVEEAHRLLLSIGKSSPRSPVLARLAMLQLHRGFLYDANQLLKKLTQCGDTSCLRPLLTVASPEDRALLQRHCHAAASRILESQREDAGVREAVAYLSIAIMASGGEATESLLARARCYVLLGQRKTAIFDFSAILKEHTEHVQALCGRGFTYLMLNQQKIEPTVFEVCGVTLD
- the ttc34 gene encoding tetratricopeptide repeat protein 34 isoform X1, translating into MALRKGAGVSELCREGDELLGEGEPERATALYVAAFGRHAGSTLSHVRGLGAARLAGVISTLEAWLDGRGDASGAGEGLNKGLAAVFLSTLSPNNLAASLYKMESVLLGGGQCCEEVAVRCSALLDGNGVPQVEGSARLTLELTRALACLLSQPHSPTGPLLYLRAFRENEVETGRLLKSRQALHLPRIVKAFLQYLVQLTPASQGENEAREGARPSGPPDPAPSSECMRFLASVCPEDTRVQEVRAAMLLHKGRFEESAEAYSRALQGGGVWTETPPVAEKTAPDSLPPERKACLLVGRAAASFMAGGRATEACRDLGQAFEIHPAAARLHFQRLFSDSGTAQAARAQLRQQAERALSEHREAVLARPDLRSSVGAEQLDPVIAQLRALCHLEPGGGSRELRVRLADCLLLRGEFKEALSICSQLAAAASPAGQSYQNTVHVLRGYARLLSDDHQGAAEDFQAVIEHSAPHPSSCVRALCGRGLLRMLAGSPYLTALDYVTASRLQPQDAALTVRCLVPWNRRGLLCTVLLEQGRVMLEGPQNQDPAPGSPLQQGHQPPPTQGRESCSTNKEETAVGVHALAVLLAELEPGADGPQILAADSLYCLGRVEEAHRLLLSIGKSSPRSPVLARLAMLQLHRGFLYDANQLLKKLTQCGDTSCLRPLLTVASPEDRALLQRHCHAAASRILESQREDAGVREAVAYLSIAIMASGGEATESLLARARCYVLLGQRKTAIFDFSAILKEHTEHVQALCGRGFTYLMLNQQKFSSGALEEHTCSIGISLEE